One window of Rhodothermales bacterium genomic DNA carries:
- a CDS encoding magnesium chelatase produces VAGLPELVAARMKPASPGEAATTMEFVLEALHQNSLIGKDFAESATSYSDMMGSMLSSLGSIEDDDDVDPEDDDFYRGRR; encoded by the coding sequence TGTCGCCGGCCTGCCCGAGCTGGTCGCGGCGAGGATGAAGCCGGCGTCGCCCGGCGAGGCCGCCACGACGATGGAGTTCGTGCTCGAGGCGCTCCACCAGAACTCGCTGATCGGTAAGGATTTCGCGGAGTCCGCTACGTCGTACAGCGACATGATGGGCTCAATGCTTTCATCGCTGGGCTCGATCGAGGACGACGATGATGTGGACCCGGAAGACGATGATTTTTATCGCGGACGGCGATAG